The following coding sequences lie in one Methanomassiliicoccales archaeon genomic window:
- a CDS encoding dihydroneopterin aldolase family protein has translation MSLLPSKRENLADKYFNCSQRERVVFEAGIKLGTIYHQFVGTPLSSTSVDSLEKAIQDGVRVQPFVKDVKVHISRDALRRKSDEYDYQTLTGPMMDVILTVKMDGVTVVAEMRYIEELHYPLMYVRSILEE, from the coding sequence GTGAGCCTCTTGCCGAGCAAGCGTGAGAATCTGGCGGACAAATACTTCAACTGCAGCCAGAGGGAAAGGGTGGTGTTCGAAGCGGGGATCAAACTGGGAACCATCTACCACCAGTTCGTCGGCACCCCCCTCAGTTCCACCAGTGTGGATTCGCTGGAAAAGGCGATCCAGGATGGCGTGCGGGTGCAGCCGTTCGTCAAGGATGTCAAGGTTCATATCTCCAGGGATGCGTTGCGTCGGAAATCGGATGAGTACGACTATCAGACCTTGACCGGCCCGATGATGGATGTCATCCTAACGGTGAAGATGGATGGAGTGACCGTCGTCGCCGAGATGAGATACATCGAGGAGCTACATTATCCCCTGATGTACGTCAGGTCTATACTGGAGGAGTAG
- a CDS encoding tRNA (guanine(26)-N(2))-dimethyltransferase: protein MSQPADSILAREGATDIYIPVNHTDHGPGKIQGRVFFNGQMAFNRDVSVMFFSSPQVTVRTAIDAMSATGVRALRIAKEVRPDIHFDICDRDAMAAEFIKENIALNGLENCTAINNDLRCQLAREYYDYVDLDPFGTPVDFIPAALQALKRNGILAITATDTAPLAGAQSKKCVRRYGAIPCRGEFCHEAGLRILIGYVAKEAAKLDKGTVPMLCFYADHYMRLYLRMPQSAYHADAALDQIGYMQYDRSTHERTTSKHQRTPKDCGPMWLGPLADKDFLGSMGMPDSLAEKDRCAKYMELWKEELDVPYFYENNELSSVAKLSPPRREVLMEKMRQIGHASRTHMSPTGFKSDRSFAEILAAYREIGLPG, encoded by the coding sequence TTGAGCCAGCCGGCTGACTCCATCCTAGCCCGGGAAGGCGCCACGGACATTTACATCCCAGTCAACCATACCGATCACGGTCCCGGAAAGATTCAGGGCCGGGTATTCTTCAACGGCCAGATGGCATTCAACCGCGATGTCTCGGTCATGTTCTTCAGTTCACCGCAGGTGACGGTTCGCACGGCCATAGACGCCATGTCGGCGACCGGCGTGAGGGCGCTGAGGATCGCCAAGGAGGTCAGGCCCGACATCCATTTTGACATATGCGACCGAGATGCAATGGCCGCCGAGTTCATCAAGGAGAACATCGCCCTCAACGGCCTGGAGAACTGCACCGCGATCAACAACGACCTGCGCTGCCAGCTTGCCAGGGAATACTACGACTATGTGGACCTGGACCCATTCGGGACTCCCGTGGATTTCATTCCGGCGGCACTCCAGGCGTTGAAAAGGAACGGCATCCTGGCGATCACGGCCACCGACACCGCTCCCTTGGCCGGGGCGCAGTCCAAGAAATGCGTCCGCCGATACGGGGCGATACCCTGCCGGGGCGAGTTCTGTCATGAGGCCGGCCTTCGCATCCTGATCGGTTACGTGGCCAAGGAAGCGGCGAAGCTGGACAAGGGAACGGTACCGATGCTGTGCTTCTACGCAGACCATTATATGAGGCTATACCTGAGGATGCCCCAGTCGGCGTATCACGCGGATGCCGCTCTGGACCAGATCGGGTATATGCAATACGACCGGTCCACCCATGAAAGGACCACGTCGAAGCACCAGAGGACCCCGAAGGACTGCGGACCGATGTGGCTAGGACCGCTGGCGGACAAGGACTTCCTCGGCTCCATGGGGATGCCAGATTCCTTGGCGGAGAAGGACAGATGTGCCAAATACATGGAACTGTGGAAGGAGGAACTGGATGTTCCCTATTTCTATGAGAACAACGAACTGTCCTCAGTGGCCAAGCTGTCCCCTCCAAGGCGAGAGGTCCTGATGGAAAAAATGAGACAGATCGGCCACGCGTCCCGAACCCACATGTCACCCACTGGCTTCAAATCCGATCGAAGTTTCGCTGAAATACTGGCCGCCTATCGGGAGATAGGCCTCCCCGGATAA
- a CDS encoding carboxymuconolactone decarboxylase family protein encodes MDPRTKELAAIAASVAGRCQPCFKHHLGKALELGIGEDDIKEIITLAERVGGAGGQRMSGFVEITMKETKKEESNGH; translated from the coding sequence ATGGACCCCCGCACCAAGGAGCTAGCGGCCATCGCAGCCTCGGTGGCCGGCCGTTGCCAACCCTGTTTCAAGCATCACCTCGGCAAGGCGCTGGAGCTGGGGATCGGCGAGGATGACATCAAAGAAATAATCACATTAGCTGAACGAGTCGGCGGCGCTGGGGGCCAGCGCATGTCCGGTTTCGTCGAGATCACCATGAAGGAAACGAAGAAGGAGGAATCAAATGGCCATTGA
- a CDS encoding zinc ribbon domain-containing protein, with product MVSKLYRIVKVRKEEPAPWLQGEVKRHCIRCESVVERMDPMCPVCSLPLRKECPVCHYWVEMDTTFCVSCRHPFPLPYPRKATIKMWHDKID from the coding sequence ATGGTTTCGAAATTGTATCGTATCGTGAAAGTGAGGAAGGAAGAGCCCGCTCCATGGCTTCAGGGAGAGGTCAAAAGGCACTGCATCAGATGTGAATCGGTCGTGGAAAGGATGGACCCCATGTGTCCGGTCTGTTCTTTACCGCTCCGTAAGGAGTGCCCTGTATGCCATTATTGGGTTGAAATGGACACTACGTTCTGCGTTTCCTGCAGGCACCCCTTCCCATTGCCGTATCCGAGGAAAGCAACGATCAAGATGTGGCACGATAAGATCGATTGA
- a CDS encoding NTPase, with the protein MNNIKIGITGLPSAGKTHTLVKVIEMLETEGLKVGGMITEPILDDKKRSGFYVIDWRTKEKGVLASTDIVSKFMVGKYGIDLSVLEDVGVRALETACAESDVIVIDEVGKIEVESEKFVNAVKAALDVEKPILLTLHKKSRNPLLQDIRRRDDVRILEVTPINRNLLPYKIMKLMKGELL; encoded by the coding sequence ATGAACAACATAAAGATCGGTATAACTGGCCTTCCAAGTGCGGGCAAGACGCACACCCTGGTAAAGGTTATCGAAATGCTCGAGACAGAGGGCCTCAAGGTCGGTGGCATGATCACCGAACCTATTTTGGACGATAAGAAACGAAGCGGTTTCTACGTAATCGACTGGCGCACCAAGGAGAAGGGAGTGCTGGCCTCCACGGACATTGTGAGCAAGTTCATGGTCGGCAAGTATGGCATCGACCTCAGTGTGCTGGAGGATGTCGGCGTCCGGGCGCTGGAGACGGCTTGCGCCGAGTCCGACGTCATCGTTATCGATGAGGTCGGGAAGATCGAGGTCGAGAGCGAGAAGTTCGTTAACGCGGTCAAGGCAGCGTTGGACGTGGAGAAGCCTATCCTTCTGACCTTGCACAAGAAATCGCGGAACCCGCTCCTTCAGGACATCCGGCGCCGGGACGACGTAAGGATATTGGAAGTGACGCCCATCAACCGGAACCTGCTTCCTTACAAGATAATGAAGCTCATGAAGGGAGAGCTTCTTTGA
- a CDS encoding adenylosuccinate synthase yields the protein MAVAGEHLPSIAVIGTQWGDEGKGKITDYIAEGADLVVRYQGGTNAGHTIKIGDDVFGLHLLPSGILRPNTINVIGNGCVVDPDELLKEMKQIEDRGYSMKGLKISDRANVIVKYHKMLDGAEERQRGAKGVGTTGRGIGPCYSDKISRSGIRICDIMDEEALKEKMDLIYPVKEKYLHILDGPKMEAKDQLVRSLLDSGKLLEQYVVDASVLVNDALKHNKKVLFEGAQGTMLDIDHGTYPYVTSSNCISGGICTGVGVGPNKINDVLGVTKAYTTRVGAGPFPTELSDDLGKYLLTKGGEWGTTTGRARRCGWLDLVVVKHACRLNGLTALAVTKLDVLNSLKTLKVATAYEIDGKKFDEFPASLHKLERAKPIYEELPGWDDWAEGESKAVAQKGYQALPKNMRDYLDFIAKVTEVEVKIVSIGKEREETIDLRHKA from the coding sequence TTGGCGGTTGCTGGTGAGCACCTGCCTAGCATCGCTGTCATTGGTACTCAATGGGGAGACGAGGGAAAGGGTAAGATCACTGATTATATCGCCGAGGGCGCGGACCTCGTGGTGCGGTACCAGGGCGGAACCAACGCCGGTCACACCATCAAGATCGGGGACGACGTCTTTGGCCTTCATCTTCTTCCTTCAGGGATCCTCAGGCCTAACACCATAAACGTCATTGGCAATGGTTGTGTCGTCGACCCGGACGAGCTGCTCAAGGAAATGAAGCAGATCGAGGACCGTGGCTATTCGATGAAGGGTTTGAAGATATCCGACCGGGCGAACGTCATCGTAAAGTACCACAAGATGCTGGATGGGGCCGAGGAAAGGCAACGCGGTGCAAAGGGCGTAGGCACCACTGGCCGCGGCATAGGACCATGTTATTCTGATAAGATCTCGCGGTCCGGGATCAGGATCTGCGACATCATGGACGAGGAGGCATTGAAAGAAAAGATGGACCTCATCTATCCGGTCAAGGAGAAATACCTGCATATTCTGGACGGACCAAAGATGGAGGCCAAGGACCAGCTTGTCCGATCATTGCTCGATTCCGGTAAACTGTTGGAGCAGTACGTCGTCGACGCCTCGGTACTGGTGAACGACGCGCTGAAGCACAACAAGAAGGTGTTGTTCGAAGGAGCGCAGGGCACCATGCTGGACATCGATCACGGCACATATCCCTACGTCACATCGTCCAACTGCATCTCCGGCGGGATCTGCACCGGCGTCGGCGTTGGTCCGAACAAGATCAATGATGTGCTGGGCGTCACCAAGGCATACACCACGAGGGTGGGAGCTGGACCGTTCCCGACCGAATTGAGCGATGACCTTGGAAAATACCTGCTCACCAAGGGCGGAGAATGGGGCACCACCACCGGAAGGGCCCGCCGCTGCGGCTGGCTGGACCTGGTGGTGGTAAAGCACGCTTGCCGGCTGAACGGCCTCACGGCCTTGGCGGTAACCAAGCTCGACGTCCTGAACAGCCTGAAGACGCTAAAGGTCGCCACTGCATACGAGATCGACGGCAAGAAGTTCGATGAGTTCCCCGCTTCTCTTCACAAACTGGAGAGGGCCAAACCGATCTATGAGGAACTTCCCGGATGGGACGATTGGGCAGAAGGCGAATCAAAGGCCGTGGCCCAGAAGGGATACCAGGCATTGCCCAAGAACATGCGTGACTATCTCGACTTCATCGCCAAGGTCACCGAGGTTGAGGTCAAGATCGTCAGCATCGGCAAGGAGCGCGAGGAGACCATCGACCTCAGGCACAAAGCCTGA
- a CDS encoding uroporphyrinogen decarboxylase family protein — protein sequence MKERLLTALDRGVVDRAPCVSPGQTAIADLQRSVGAEWPLAHTNAELMATLALASVTLGGQEGARVPFETTMDASAFGASVEMGAILRHPYVSGHPLVDQEAVDRAMVPNPREDGRAPVVLEAVHRLKSERVPVLCAVTAPFTLACFLRGERDTLMDIIINPAFLGNVLKLAERWAVTFIHEAVEAGADVIVLEDTWASGEILSRQQYLDNALPGEQTLAREVHEMGARSILHHCGHPGCNFDLMANSGADGLTIHQTMGVREAKEQLSGRCAAVGNLDPLSILRLEPNEIFDLSTRCLAEGIDVLAPACGLDPATPLLNMRAMADAANGSTH from the coding sequence ATGAAGGAGCGATTGCTGACCGCCTTGGACCGTGGGGTGGTCGATCGAGCGCCCTGTGTCAGTCCCGGCCAGACAGCCATAGCGGACCTCCAGCGGTCAGTGGGTGCGGAGTGGCCATTGGCCCATACGAACGCAGAACTGATGGCCACGCTGGCGTTGGCCTCGGTCACCTTGGGAGGCCAGGAAGGGGCCAGGGTTCCTTTCGAGACCACCATGGACGCTTCTGCCTTTGGCGCATCGGTCGAGATGGGGGCTATCCTTAGGCACCCGTACGTCAGCGGGCATCCCCTGGTCGATCAGGAAGCGGTCGATCGGGCGATGGTCCCGAACCCTCGGGAAGACGGAAGGGCACCTGTTGTGCTGGAGGCCGTGCATCGACTAAAAAGTGAAAGGGTGCCTGTCCTGTGCGCAGTGACCGCCCCGTTCACTCTGGCCTGTTTCCTGCGTGGTGAAAGGGACACTCTCATGGACATCATAATCAATCCCGCATTCCTCGGCAATGTGTTGAAATTGGCCGAAAGATGGGCGGTTACCTTCATCCATGAGGCGGTGGAGGCAGGGGCTGACGTAATCGTTCTTGAGGACACCTGGGCCAGCGGAGAGATCCTATCACGACAGCAATATCTGGATAACGCCCTGCCGGGGGAGCAGACCTTGGCACGAGAAGTACATGAGATGGGTGCCCGCTCCATCCTCCACCATTGCGGGCATCCCGGATGCAATTTCGATCTCATGGCAAACAGCGGGGCGGACGGACTGACAATCCACCAGACAATGGGTGTTCGTGAGGCCAAGGAGCAACTATCAGGCCGGTGTGCAGCTGTTGGCAACCTAGACCCTTTATCGATCTTACGTCTTGAGCCAAATGAGATCTTCGATCTCAGCACGCGCTGCTTGGCGGAGGGGATCGACGTTCTGGCACCAGCCTGCGGACTCGATCCTGCTACTCCTTTACTGAACATGAGGGCCATGGCTGATGCCGCTAATGGATCCACTCATTAG